The following DNA comes from Ammospiza caudacuta isolate bAmmCau1 chromosome 7, bAmmCau1.pri, whole genome shotgun sequence.
TTCTCAGCAAGCAAAGAGGGTTTCCTATTAAAAAGTCATTCCCTGCTATTGATGTAAAATGTCCCAGAGAGCTCAGCTGAATTTGGCTGCAAGGAATTTGCACAAACCATGACAAACTGAGAGGTGTTCTCAGAACACAAACTGTGCAGTTTAATCTGCCCTATTGTGCTGGTACCAAACTctgtctggagctgcagctggctaAATGAAGAGCCCAGCCTCGCTGTGTGTATTATAAGCAGGACAGGATTTCACAATAGCTTTGTATAACCCCTTTGTGCAGATATCCAAGGGCTAAGAGGGCTGATTAACCTCAAATGCCGCTCAGAACAGCCAGCCATCAGAGAACACTGTCTGTCTTTCATAACATGCCAGCAAAAATCTCGTGAGGATGGTCTCAGCAGAGTGTGCAGCCAGATTTCTACCTACCCTTCACCCCTGTggtaaaaaggaaaagctggcaTTCTGTATAGCACCACTCTCCCATAATCCAAGTCAGGTGGGGGGGAGAGACACATTATTTATGTGAAATCCTTTCTCCCAAAGCACTAAACCTGCCACTGACCCTGTCATAAGTGGGCACGCAGCCATGGCAAACAGGGGAAGTTACACAAGGGTGCAAAACTGTTTATGGAGCCAGATCACACACTAGTCCCAGTGTTGCCTTGTGGATAGTAGGTGGGGCCTTTGGCATTTGCGTGGGGGCTCTCCAATGAGACCCAGAGCAGGACAAGGCTCCAGCCTTCTAGTTTTCATAACAGTAGCCCCCTCCAGTAGGGTTGAGGCATGGGAGGAGCTTGCCCAAACTCAAATAAACACTGACATGCAGCATCTTATGAAGATGTGCAGCCTCCACAGGACACACTGCAACAGCTGGAAGGACAAGCACTGAAACTGTAAGTATGTCTACCTTCTCCACTTCCTTAATAGCACTAGTAGTTTGTGGCATGTTCTACCTGCACTTACTTGTGCTAGCAGTGTAACCTGCAGTAGTCCCTTGGGCCCATGCATTaacagctgcagaaaataaaCTGAACACCCTATAGACATATTTATATGAACAGGTGGACATTTCAAAGTTCAGCTTTCCTGTACATCTAAAATATTCAACTGTATCTGGAGGATTCTTCTGCTTGTCTCTCCCATCCTAAAGCACTGTtttatgtaattaaaaaaatatttctaacatATAGCCACCGACAGTACTGGCCATAAAGTTACAAAATGCAGAGCTGTGAGGTCTAGCCAGTAGCTACAGAAAGGTTATGTTGGGAAGCAGCTGGAATTAGCCAGTAAAGAGAAACCAGCTTGCTCAGTAGCTAATACAagtgtgaagcagcagcactgtcttTAAAGTGGCAATAAATTGTTGGAGGAAGTTTCAGTGTAATTGCTCATATTTGCTTCTAATGATAAGGATTCCTGCTTTATGATGCTTTGTTGATTTGTAAACACCATGGATGAAGGCTATTAATAAGAGTACAAGTGTGCAGCAGTCCCTGGTGACCACCATGCTGTTCAGGTCTGCTGGAGATGATGCACCTTCAGGCTGGGACCGGGAAGGGAAAACACCTGCCCTTACCACCAgcagctgtgtccagctgttTGATTCTGACCTTCCCTTCATCTGTGCTGACAACTGAAGGTGCTGCTGGAAAAAGCTCAACAATGAAGCGGCTCCACATATTACTTATTTTACAGACTCTAAAGGAATCAAGTACCACCAGGATTTATGGCCTTTTATGGTGTGTTTTAACAAAAACTTTTCAACCTCATATCCCAGGAACTCTTTGTAGCCATCTCTAGGCAGGGTATAGAAGGGGATTAATAGAATTTAACAGCAGTCCAGATATTGCAAGATGCAACAGCCAAGAAAGTGGTTACGTAGCACAAGGCAGTTGATGCTGACAATCCAGATAATCACTGAATTATGTGCTCTTTGCAACATGAAGGGTGAAGGACATTGCAATGTAACACAAGGCAGAGACTATCAGAATGTATACCATACACTACAATCTGCCTGGTTAACAACAGAAATCATATATGGAGGCCACTAAAATCTCAGCATTTTACCAGATCTGATCATTTAAACACTGGTTTTGATTATTTTCACCCACTTTGTTTGGGACAGTGTTTTTAAGttttcaccttttttcctcccatgtGAAGGCTATCAAGGAAAAGTCATTTATTCAGAAATGCAGAACACCTCATTTATCTAAAGGACTCTGAGGCTAAAAGCCTTTCAGAAAGCCATCACCTTTCATGAGAGGCCAACTAAAGTTAAGAGCACAGTCAACACCAGATAACCTACCAAACCATTACAGCTTTTTTGTCTAGGACCAAACAGACTGAAGTCCTTTTGGCTTACAGATTTCCACAAAACACCCACTTGCACGATCTCACTTTGTTGTCAGGAAATAGCTTTTTGTCACAGAGAAATAAGGGCAGCATATCCTGAAAGAACACCTCCTCCAGTAGAAGTAGTTTCTTGGTCCTGGtgctctgttcctgcagggCTCAATGGCTTTCAGCCTATTTTCAGGCCTTCCACCAGCTCAGGAACAACTGAAAAGCCCTAGTGCCATATTAAGAGATACCAATGAACTGTGTCTGCCTTCCAGCTCTGGCAAGATGATCAAGTCCTTCAAGCAAACATTTCTGTCTCTGGACCTGCAGTCCCCTCgctggagctcagcagaggcAATGGTAACTGCAGCAATACTTGTATGCTGATTTGGAAAAAGTAGCTCCTAATTTCTGTCCCCACCCAGCTCATGGTGACTGTGCCTTATGCTACCTTTCAGGCCAAGGACTATGAACTGCGTCAGTACGAGACAGCCAAGTGGGTCAGCACGGTCATCAGGGGGGAAAGCCAGAAGGAAGCAATGCGCCAGGGCTTCTGGAAACTCTTCCACTACCTCCagggaaagaatgaaaaaggtAGGACAAGCAATGAGAATAATTACTAGTTAATGAACACAAATAATGAACAATAGAGGGGCTGGGAGACGCAGCTCAAGActagttttcctttcctctagAAATGAAGATTGATATGACTGTGCCAGTGACCTGCCTGGTAAAATCAGGCTGCACAGACTTCAAGATCTCTTTCTTTGTGCCATTTGAACACCAGGACTGTCCCCCCCAGCCCACTGACTCCGATGTGTTCATTGAGGAACggaaggcagcagctctctTTGTCCGGTGAGCAGAACAGCACAGGTGACACCACGAGAACCCAGGCAGTACCTGCCCCCATAAAGTGCAGGCTACACTTGCTTAAGACGTGAATAAATATGGATAGACCCTGCTGTTCAGTTTTAATTGCTAAAACCCAGCCCTTAGGCAATCTTATGCTTGGGTGTCTTACCATAAAGACAAGTGACCAAGTtgtgaaacagatttttttagaaGGCACTTGAAAATTGCATTGAGTTTCAGAGATGCAGCCTCCAGAATAAACTTGTGAAGACAGTTTTATAGAATATCTAAACCACTCTCCCAGCTCTTTATTTGTAGTCCTGAACTGCCACAGAATACACAGGGCAGTTGGTAGTTGGGTGCTTATTTTAAATCTTACCTTAAAAAACAAGGACCCATGCTGCTCGACTGCTAGTTCAGCATGGGTAATTACTAACTACAAACTGCAGCACAAGTGCTCAAACTTGCTTTGTAAGTCTGAGTATTCTGTCTGTGAAAATAAAGCCAGGGCCTTGAGCCAAAACatctttttctcacttttaccaGGTCCTTTGGTGGATTTGCCTCCCCAGAGAAGTATGCTGAGGAAGCTGATGCCTTAGCCAGAACCTTAAGAAACAGAGGCCAACCATTCCACGAAGACTTCTTTTATACTGCAGGCTATGACAGTCCCTTCAAGCTCTTCAACAGGCATAATGAAGtgtggtattttaaaaagtaacacAATGGGAGAATATTAAGTGGCTACTAATCAGCTCTGGATGAAAACAAACCTTATTATTGGCTTTTTAGTGCAGAAGAGTTTTAGTTCACATGTGGACACTGtccaaatatattttctctaGGATGAAGTACTTTTCTggataaaaacattttaaaatgtaattcaaAATCATACCAGATGAAGTGGGTGGGAAATGTAACAAATTTACTCCTCCTATTGAAAGATTCTAAGCCACACTAATAATGTGAAAATAATCCTGCTGAATTTCAAGTATGTAGTTTATTTCTCATTAGAAGTGCTACAGCAGTAGTTGAAATGTTATGGAAAGGGAGTTCTTCATAACTGACTTTCATATGCTGACTTTCCTCATATTGACATCACCCCTGAGACCAGGGAGGAATTTAAATgaacttttcagaaaagcaaGCTTCCCTTAAGGAGCATTAGAAAGCAGAAACATAATGGTGGGCCTTAGTGACTTCTAAACAGTAACTGTTGTTAATTAGCATTATGAAAATCTCCCACCTCTGCAACTTTTTCCCCCCCTTAAGACCAAGTGTTGTGTTGTTTAAATCCAGAACCCTTGGAAACAGGTTACCAGGTCCAAGCTGTACACTTGTTCTGAGATCTCCACCTCAACATGTAATACCAGGATTACTGGTAGACTATTACTTTAGTAGCAAATAGCCAAGTTTAGCTCTCTCATTAAAACACTTGAAATAAATACTCCTTAACTTATTTAGCTTTCTCAAAAATATGGTGACTTGCAGCCTGCACACCAGCAGTATTTGACACCTCAGTTAAGACACTTGCAGGACTAGCATCTAGCCTAGTTTAGTCCCTGCTCTAAATtaagcattttaaatttaaatatagcAGCCTGAGGTACTTTGCATCAAGCTGTTCCAGCCAGAAAGGAGGTCACAACACCAGGTAGAGTTTACAGATTTTTATTCACTCCAATCAACATCAGGCAAACATTACCAGTGAGGTAAAAACACATTggcttttaaaatgctgttcaTGCAAGTGTACCCATTCATCCAATCTTCCACCTATTAAGACAGACAGAAGAACCATTATAAGGTACCAAACCAGCACAACATACTTGATGGGAACATCTCAGACCTTAGGATTTCATCTCTGTTCAGTGAGAGAGTTCAAGCTAAGGTTATCATCACTTGTTCCAACAAATACATTATTACTGCTCTTACACTCACCTTCTTAATTCTTCATGTGCTAGTTTCAGAGTTGCCTCTCCACCTAAATCAAGAAAACACAGTTAGCATATGCAGCAGCACAACTGCTAAAAGCTCCACAACAGTTTTGTAACCTCAGATAGAAATGGAACGGAAAGGGTTAATATCACAGGAACTCATTTGGCAGAATCAATTTCATCAGTGGCTACAAATATTTCCAGAAGTTTTTAACACAATTCATCTGTTGTGTGGACTTACCTAGTGAGGCCGCAGCCACAGCACAGTCCCTTcctgaggaagaaagaaatactTTCAGAATAACAGACAGCAGCACTAAATGCAAAGTTTATTCATCTATTCACTTCTATTCACTAAACTTTTACCTAAAAGGAAACTGACTTTTAGTTGGCATCTCACAAGCTCAATTTACAACACCGAAAGAGGATACACATAGCTTACAAATCCTAACTGGAAATACAGAATTCCTAACATTGGAAGAATCAGGGAAAGTAAAAAGCTACTAATTTGATTTGTGATATTGCCTCTCCGAACAttgtatttcattattttaagtaCCTAAAATACAAGTCCCACGGCTTTAATTTTCAAAGTGTTTGGAGTGTTCCAGTTTGTTTGAAAACAAGTTTGTACAGCAATAATCTAGAACTTGAGCTACATTTGTGTAGAGCCAATATAAAGATTACTAGTAACAACTCTTGAGAAGTCACAGCCACAGACAATGTTTTTAATTCCAGAGTGCAGTGTTACATTAGTGCCCACAGAACAGCCAGATACAATAAAAGGAAGCAAAACCAGGTATCTTAAAGGACTAATTTTAGGCACCACTATTTAGGCATTCAGCACAAAGACAATACTGCAGGAATCATTAAATCCCATGTATTCTACACTTACCTCAGGCACATTTATCTTGTTTCTCAAGCTCCATGCAAGCATCACCCTGTAAAGAAGGGAAATTGTACTAACACACCTTTGGCAGCGGTTTGAACAAGTGTCTATGTGGGTACTGTTTCAGCACAAGAGTTCTCCTCAGCCTCTTTCAGAGAGATTCCCATTGTTTAGAATTCATCACAAACAGTACATGCCAAGAGTAGCTTAATGGTTTATCTTTGTGACAAACTCTTTAAAGGGGGATCTGACCTTAGCCCCAACCACATCTTCATTCACATCACCAGAAGAGCTCTGATCTAGCCATGGAGATAAACAATTTAACACCTAAGAATTCAAGATCAGTGCCACTCCCTGAAACAGCCCATTAAATTTAAACAGCAAGAAGTTAAATAGCAGGTACTGCTATTGTACTGCATTTATTTAGCCCAGAATGTGTGGCAACCTGGTAGCAGAGCTTTTCTTATCAAGTAGGAATTTAAGAAGTCCATAACAGTTACACATTTAAAGTGGTCACCACTATTTCTCTTTAGTCATAGAAAGCAGTTAATTTTCAGATATGCAGCACCTTGGGGAAGTGAAtcctgcaggctgctggcaAATCCAGGCTTTTTACCTGGAAAAGGTAATAAAATCAAGAACCCTGCTTaatgctgcagccagccctgtaACACCCAGGATCTAGTAAATTCCTCATTCCCTGTATCACACAGTTCTGACAGTCACACTCATGTGTTTCTAACTTACTTTTGCTggcagcactcccagctccatCACGTCCCAGCTCCATCACACCTGGATCAAAGCAAACCATTAGCACAGTacagaaacaaacacagaaggaaaaacccAAGTCAGGTGCCTGCAGTCAGATAGAGCTAATTACAGACCTCCACGACTGAAGTCAAGGCAGTCACATCTCATCACACAGGCAGCTCACCCTGTCAGCCCcgtgcagccctgccaggctgctaTGGGCAAGAGGGCAAACACTTAAATAGTGCCAGAACAAATTCAAGAGGAGCTCACTGGGATAGTTTAGTGCACACCAGCCTATCAAGACTGGgctccagccagcagctccccttTAAAAGATCCTCCTGTTTTGGCTGAGATGCATGCCACAGCCAATGGGCCCCATGTCCCCTAGCTGACAAGCAGTTAAAAGCTTGAATTATGGGCCTATGTTGAAATCCCAACACTTaggaagtaaaaaaaagtaCTTACCTCACAATGAGAAACATTTGGAAGcctggaaagaaaaatttgcTATTAACCTAGGCAAAGTTCAGCATGAAGCTACAGTATTAAGAACAGCTTGAGTGAACTACTGTATCAGGGTTTGGTTGATTCCTCCTCATGGGGATCAGAGACCTGATTCAACATCATTTACAGTAGGCTGCAACACTCCTATCCCCTTCTGAAGGCAGGTTGTAATAAAGCCACTTCCCAGCACTCTTGAACACTGAGATGTTATTTCTCACCTCACCAATGCTGAAATTGCAGCAAGGAGCAAACCTTGCAACTGCAGAGTTCAGTGATGTGAGGTTTGTGTAAGCAAGTTGGGCATATGAAGGGGTAACTATTCTGGACACTAAAGTCACAGTAACATGGCATTCACAATTTaattttaacaggaaaattCTAGAGATCATTAACACCACAATTATTTGATGCTTTTACTGTGAAATACAGGAAGCTAAAAGCACACTTACAGTACTAATTTTTGTCTCACGCTTTTACAGAGCAAAATGAATTTGCAAGCATGTCTAAAAGCAAACTCTCAAATGCAGCACAGACAAAAGTAGCATCCATCTAAAAAATGAATCTTAAATAATTACCTTTAGTTAGGAAGGCCTTGTCTTCACCAACATCAGTAACAGGTGAAATGGTTTCTCACACAAAAGGCATGGGGGCTTATCTGGCATGGGGGCTTATCTGTCAAGGGCAGCCTGCAAAGCAACAAGAAACTTTTAGAACATGGAGCACTAACACCTGATTAACTTTATTCTGCTATGTTTTGTGCTTGACTTCACAACCACATCCTACTCTCTTTCTATTCATCTTACtactttttttattgtttaacCTATTTACTAATCTCCTGAGAtatagagcaaaaaaaaaaagtgtatccCCATCACCTTCCCACATGATTTGTCTGAACTTGCCTAAgctgcagaggctgcatcaGAAATTGGCGAAAGACAGGAACTGTGATCATCACAGGTCATCTGCTGAACTATGCACTCATcacacagcagcctttgcccacAGCAGGGATTAAATGAGTTCTCAGATGTCAGCAGTGCAGTACTTACCTTGTGACAGGCTATAGTTGAATCCCCGTGCCTGcaagaacagaaaacaaagtcAGATCCCTTCAGCCCTTGTGCCCAagcccacagccccagctgggagaTCACAAGAGCCAGATACATCAGATAGGGGCGAAGCACTTGTTCATCACAGGATATTCTGCTGAACTATGCAGTCATCACTGTATCTGCTCTGCAACCACAGCACCAAGCAATCCTCTCTTGGGACTGCTGTGACAAGGACAGTTACCCAATTAAAAAAGAAGTATTTACAAGTTTGAATGCTAGCAAGTATAAATTGCTTCTGGTCCTAGTGGAAATGAACCATAAAACACATGCCATCCTTC
Coding sequences within:
- the HEBP2 gene encoding heme-binding protein 2, with amino-acid sequence MIKSFKQTFLSLDLQSPRWSSAEAMAKDYELRQYETAKWVSTVIRGESQKEAMRQGFWKLFHYLQGKNEKEMKIDMTVPVTCLVKSGCTDFKISFFVPFEHQDCPPQPTDSDVFIEERKAAALFVRSFGGFASPEKYAEEADALARTLRNRGQPFHEDFFYTAGYDSPFKLFNRHNEVWYFKK